A stretch of Gemmatimonas aurantiaca T-27 DNA encodes these proteins:
- a CDS encoding carboxypeptidase-like regulatory domain-containing protein: MDGTLAAARRGLRALGAALCLCVLAVDRLDAQRIIGTAKLSGVVLVDSLERPIAGAEVILHSVGLSARSDSAGEFAFSNLPTGRHRLTVRAVGYQSVAVDLDIPAEGLENLDLLLRPAATELKRVDVRAKAVPHYLADFESRRNLGIGRFMDSTTLWTHGDPSQWAQRLVEQTPGLRAVGYGASKALVTTRGIGTFRRLPSGDVSDVQRGARQACYARIIVDGVIRYNSQNEEGLFDVTNWSGPPFVAAEFYTSAQLPAEFNRLGTVSCGALVLWTRR; encoded by the coding sequence ATGGACGGGACGTTAGCGGCAGCAAGGCGCGGTCTGCGGGCACTCGGCGCAGCACTGTGTCTCTGTGTACTGGCGGTAGACCGACTCGATGCGCAGCGCATCATCGGAACGGCCAAACTGAGTGGCGTGGTGCTGGTCGACTCGCTCGAACGGCCGATTGCCGGTGCCGAAGTGATTTTGCACAGTGTCGGCCTCTCCGCGCGCTCCGACTCGGCCGGTGAGTTTGCGTTCAGCAATCTCCCGACGGGACGTCACCGCCTCACCGTACGGGCTGTGGGCTATCAATCGGTGGCGGTGGATCTGGATATTCCTGCTGAGGGCCTCGAGAATCTCGATCTCTTGTTGCGGCCGGCTGCAACAGAGCTGAAACGCGTGGATGTGCGAGCCAAGGCTGTGCCCCACTATCTGGCCGATTTCGAAAGTCGCCGGAATCTCGGCATCGGCCGGTTCATGGACTCGACGACATTGTGGACCCATGGAGATCCCTCGCAGTGGGCACAGCGTCTAGTAGAACAAACGCCGGGTCTTCGGGCCGTGGGCTATGGCGCCAGCAAGGCCCTGGTCACGACACGGGGCATTGGCACATTTCGAAGGCTGCCCAGTGGTGATGTTTCTGATGTGCAGAGAGGAGCGCGACAAGCGTGTTATGCGCGCATCATCGTGGATGGGGTGATTCGGTACAATAGCCAGAATGAAGAGGGCCTGTTCGATGTCACCAATTGGAGTGGCCCCCCGTTCGTTGCGGCCGAGTTCTATACGTCAGCCCAGCTACCCGCCGAATTCAATCGCCTCGGCACCGTGAGCTGCGGCGCGCTGGTTCTATGGACCAGACGGTAA
- a CDS encoding aminotransferase class V-fold PLP-dependent enzyme, translated as MDSHTHSSMLSSLAPRADFPLLAANPGLHYLDSAATSQKPAAVLDALRGFYETANANPHRGAYALSAKATDVYHEARATIARFVGVSDTDCLIFTRGTTEAMNLVVSSWGRANVQAGDEVVITALEHHANFVPWQQLARSTGATLRIVELTPQQTIDLDQLRSVVNHRTKVVAVTHVSNAVGAITPLDEVVRIVRSRSSAVIAVDGAQAVPHLPVHFDALDVDFYVFSGHKLLGPMGSGCLLGRRALLEAMPPYQYGGDMIEWVRDTESTWNVLPHKFEAGTPNAADAVGLAAAVTYLDGLGMGNVRAHELALLERAEAKLLALPGVTVYGPPVAQRSGVLSFSMTDVHPHDLATILDQHGVCIRAGHHCAQPLMRRLGVSATARASFYVYSDESDVDALVGALTAAQSLFSTAS; from the coding sequence ATGGATTCGCATACGCACTCGTCGATGCTGTCGTCACTGGCCCCGCGGGCGGACTTTCCGTTGCTGGCCGCCAATCCCGGGCTGCACTATCTCGATTCCGCGGCCACATCGCAGAAGCCCGCCGCCGTGCTCGATGCGCTGCGTGGCTTCTACGAAACCGCCAACGCCAATCCGCACCGTGGCGCCTATGCCCTCTCGGCCAAGGCAACCGATGTGTATCACGAAGCCCGCGCGACCATCGCGCGATTCGTGGGGGTGTCGGACACCGACTGCCTGATCTTCACGCGTGGCACCACCGAAGCCATGAACCTGGTGGTCTCGAGCTGGGGGCGCGCCAACGTGCAGGCCGGTGACGAAGTGGTGATCACCGCGCTCGAGCATCATGCCAACTTTGTGCCCTGGCAGCAGTTGGCGCGTTCCACCGGCGCCACCCTGCGCATCGTGGAGCTCACACCGCAGCAGACGATCGATCTCGATCAGTTGCGATCGGTGGTGAATCACCGCACCAAGGTCGTGGCAGTCACGCATGTGTCCAACGCGGTGGGTGCCATCACCCCGCTGGATGAGGTGGTGCGTATCGTGCGGTCCCGTTCGAGTGCGGTGATTGCGGTGGATGGCGCCCAGGCGGTGCCACATCTGCCGGTCCACTTCGACGCGCTCGACGTGGACTTCTACGTGTTCAGCGGGCACAAGCTGTTGGGCCCTATGGGCAGCGGATGTCTGTTGGGTCGCCGCGCACTGCTCGAAGCGATGCCGCCCTATCAGTACGGCGGGGACATGATCGAATGGGTGCGCGACACCGAAAGCACGTGGAACGTGTTGCCGCACAAGTTCGAAGCCGGCACGCCCAATGCGGCCGATGCCGTGGGGCTCGCGGCGGCCGTGACCTATCTCGACGGTCTCGGCATGGGCAACGTGCGCGCGCATGAACTGGCGCTGCTCGAACGCGCCGAAGCCAAGCTGTTGGCGCTGCCCGGTGTGACGGTATATGGCCCCCCTGTGGCGCAGCGCAGCGGCGTGCTGAGTTTCTCCATGACCGATGTGCATCCACATGATCTGGCCACCATTCTCGACCAGCATGGGGTGTGCATCCGCGCGGGGCATCACTGCGCACAGCCGCTGATGCGTCGGCTTGGTGTGAGCGCCACGGCGCGGGCCTCGTTCTACGTGTACAGCGATGAGTCCGACGTGGACGCCCTGGTCGGCGCCCTCACGGCAGCGCAGTCACTGTTCTCGACCGCGTCCTGA
- a CDS encoding carboxypeptidase regulatory-like domain-containing protein, giving the protein MRMWRRLAVVLSGLCLGALTSTTLSAQGVTGPAFVLGSLRADSTKTPIVGAELVLTSVGRTTRTDSTGAFAFRELPSGRHRMMVRAVGFQTITVNMDVPADGVDDVHMTLKRAVNELETVDVKASGGIRAFLLNGFEERRKLGIGRFLDSTVLGDVDPKRWASVVMEKIPGVRLINYSGRRSFASTRGAISFRERPKGDAFDLAQGAPPNCYVQVIVDGLQRYGSRPGEPLLDVNSLEGPFVAAEYYTVAETPLQFNREGNAPCGTLALWTGR; this is encoded by the coding sequence ATGCGTATGTGGCGGCGCCTCGCAGTGGTCCTCAGTGGGCTTTGCCTTGGTGCACTGACCAGTACCACGCTCAGCGCCCAAGGCGTGACAGGACCGGCGTTTGTGCTGGGTTCCCTGCGCGCGGATTCCACCAAGACACCGATCGTCGGCGCAGAGCTTGTCCTCACCAGTGTCGGACGCACAACGCGGACGGATTCGACGGGGGCGTTTGCCTTTCGGGAATTACCCTCCGGTCGGCATCGCATGATGGTGCGCGCAGTGGGCTTTCAGACGATCACGGTCAACATGGACGTGCCGGCCGATGGCGTGGATGACGTGCACATGACCTTGAAGCGTGCCGTCAATGAGCTGGAGACAGTAGACGTCAAGGCGAGTGGCGGCATTCGCGCGTTCCTGCTCAACGGATTCGAAGAGCGTCGCAAGCTCGGCATCGGTCGATTCCTCGACTCGACCGTACTGGGCGATGTCGACCCGAAACGCTGGGCGAGCGTGGTGATGGAAAAAATTCCGGGCGTTCGCCTCATCAACTATTCGGGCCGGCGTTCGTTTGCCAGCACCCGAGGAGCGATCTCATTTCGAGAGCGGCCCAAAGGGGACGCATTCGATCTCGCACAAGGCGCCCCCCCGAACTGCTACGTCCAGGTGATCGTGGATGGACTGCAGCGCTATGGAAGCCGCCCCGGAGAGCCGTTGCTGGATGTGAACAGCCTGGAAGGACCGTTTGTTGCCGCCGAGTACTACACGGTCGCGGAGACACCGCTGCAGTTCAATCGCGAGGGCAATGCACCATGCGGCACATTGGCACTATGGACGGGACGTTAG
- the sufU gene encoding Fe-S cluster assembly sulfur transfer protein SufU gives MSGKASSASIAAMYQEALLAHHRAPHNRRDMPDANASAVFKNPVCGDEIQVFVRVDGGHLVDVSFTGRGCSIATASASMMTDAVMGLSVSEAQGLSAALERTLVSPDETVALPDVLVPLRSVAPFPGRHGCVRMAWQALHQAVQNATE, from the coding sequence GTGAGCGGCAAGGCCAGTTCGGCGTCCATTGCGGCGATGTACCAGGAAGCACTGCTGGCACACCATCGGGCGCCACACAATCGCCGGGACATGCCGGATGCCAACGCGTCGGCCGTGTTCAAGAATCCCGTGTGCGGCGACGAAATCCAGGTGTTCGTCCGCGTGGATGGCGGACATCTGGTGGATGTGTCGTTCACCGGGCGCGGGTGTTCGATCGCTACAGCGTCGGCGTCCATGATGACGGACGCCGTGATGGGGCTCAGCGTCTCTGAGGCGCAGGGGCTGTCTGCCGCGCTGGAGCGCACGCTGGTGTCGCCCGACGAGACAGTGGCTCTGCCGGACGTACTCGTGCCGCTCCGTAGTGTGGCGCCATTTCCCGGCCGACACGGCTGTGTGCGTATGGCATGGCAGGCATTGCACCAGGCCGTGCAGAACGCGACGGAATAG